A genomic region of Solanum dulcamara chromosome 2, daSolDulc1.2, whole genome shotgun sequence contains the following coding sequences:
- the LOC129880606 gene encoding serine/threonine-protein kinase STY13-like isoform X2, with protein MLEAPKFAGLIDLNEDLDNYGLTQNFYHKLGEGSNMSIDSYGSLQMSDGGGSVAMSDNSSVGSNGSHTRILNHQGLKRVRNNYSAVASVNRGRVSQGLSDDALAQALMDPRFPTDGLENYDEWTIDLRKLNMGPAFAQGAFGKLYKGTYNGEDVAIKLLEKPENDLERAHLMEQAFQQEVMMLARLKHPNIVRFIGACRKPMVWCIVTEYAKGGSVRQFLARRQNRSVPLKLAVKQALDVARGMEYVHDLNLIHRDLKSDNLLIAADRSIKIADFGVARIEVQTEGMTPETGTYRWMAPEMIQHRPYTHKVDVYSFGIVLWELLTGGQNARSCRNRDHDNCQKGPF; from the exons ATGTTGGAGGCTCCAAAGTTTGCAGGACTTATAGACTTAAATGAGGACCTTGATAATTATGGCCTCACTCAAAATTTTTACCATAAGCTTGGTGAAGGATCAAACATGTCAATTGACAGTTACGGGAGCTTGCAGATGAGTGATGGTGGAGGTTCCGTTGCGATGTCAGATAACAGCAGTGTTGGATCAAATGGTTCCCACACTCGTATTTTAAACCACCAGGGCCTCAAGCGTGTCCGCAATAACTATTCTGCGGTAGCTAGTGTAAACAGGGGGAGAGTTTCTCAAGGGTTGAGTGATGATGCCCTAGCTCAAGCTTTGATGGATCCTCGATTTCCTACTGATGGGCTTGAGAATTATGATGAGTGGACGATTGATTTGAGGAAGCTGAATATGGGCCCAGCTTTTGCTCAAGGGGCTTTTGGGAAACTCTACAAGGGAACATATAATGGTGAGGATGTTGCTATCAAGCTTCTAGAGAAGCCAGAAAATGATCTTGAGAGAGCTCATTTGATGGAGCAGGCATTTCAGCAGGAAGTCATGATGTTGGCTAGGTTGAAGCATCCAAATATAGTGCGTTTTATTGGTGCATGTCGTAAACCTATGGTCTGGTGTATTGTGACTGAATATGCAAAAGGGGGATCAGTGCGTCAGTTTCTGGCCAGGCGACAAAATCGATCTGTGCCCTTGAAGTTAGCGGTGAAACAGGCTTTAGACGTGGCAAGGGGGATGGAATATGTACATGACCTGAATCTGATACACCGTGACCTGAAATCTGACAATCTACTCATAGCTGCGGATAGGTCAATCAAGATTGCCGATTTTGGGGTTGCTCGTATTGAGGTGCAGACTGAAGGAATGACACCAGAGACTGGAACATACCGCTGGATGGCTCC GGAGATGATTCAGCATCGACCTTACACCCACAAAGTTGATGTTTATAGTTTTGGCATCGTTCTGTGGGAACTGTTAACAG GTGGTCAGAATGCTCGAAGTTGCAGAAACAGAGATCATGACAACTGTCAGAAAGGCCCGTTTTAG
- the LOC129880606 gene encoding serine/threonine-protein kinase STY13-like isoform X1, with protein sequence MLEAPKFAGLIDLNEDLDNYGLTQNFYHKLGEGSNMSIDSYGSLQMSDGGGSVAMSDNSSVGSNGSHTRILNHQGLKRVRNNYSAVASVNRGRVSQGLSDDALAQALMDPRFPTDGLENYDEWTIDLRKLNMGPAFAQGAFGKLYKGTYNGEDVAIKLLEKPENDLERAHLMEQAFQQEVMMLARLKHPNIVRFIGACRKPMVWCIVTEYAKGGSVRQFLARRQNRSVPLKLAVKQALDVARGMEYVHDLNLIHRDLKSDNLLIAADRSIKIADFGVARIEVQTEGMTPETGTYRWMAPEMIQHRPYTHKVDVYSFGIVLWELLTGMLPFQKMTAVQAAFAVVNKGVRPAIPNDCLPVLSEIMTCCWDANPDNRPPFSQVVRMLEVAETEIMTTVRKARFRCCMSQPMTTD encoded by the exons ATGTTGGAGGCTCCAAAGTTTGCAGGACTTATAGACTTAAATGAGGACCTTGATAATTATGGCCTCACTCAAAATTTTTACCATAAGCTTGGTGAAGGATCAAACATGTCAATTGACAGTTACGGGAGCTTGCAGATGAGTGATGGTGGAGGTTCCGTTGCGATGTCAGATAACAGCAGTGTTGGATCAAATGGTTCCCACACTCGTATTTTAAACCACCAGGGCCTCAAGCGTGTCCGCAATAACTATTCTGCGGTAGCTAGTGTAAACAGGGGGAGAGTTTCTCAAGGGTTGAGTGATGATGCCCTAGCTCAAGCTTTGATGGATCCTCGATTTCCTACTGATGGGCTTGAGAATTATGATGAGTGGACGATTGATTTGAGGAAGCTGAATATGGGCCCAGCTTTTGCTCAAGGGGCTTTTGGGAAACTCTACAAGGGAACATATAATGGTGAGGATGTTGCTATCAAGCTTCTAGAGAAGCCAGAAAATGATCTTGAGAGAGCTCATTTGATGGAGCAGGCATTTCAGCAGGAAGTCATGATGTTGGCTAGGTTGAAGCATCCAAATATAGTGCGTTTTATTGGTGCATGTCGTAAACCTATGGTCTGGTGTATTGTGACTGAATATGCAAAAGGGGGATCAGTGCGTCAGTTTCTGGCCAGGCGACAAAATCGATCTGTGCCCTTGAAGTTAGCGGTGAAACAGGCTTTAGACGTGGCAAGGGGGATGGAATATGTACATGACCTGAATCTGATACACCGTGACCTGAAATCTGACAATCTACTCATAGCTGCGGATAGGTCAATCAAGATTGCCGATTTTGGGGTTGCTCGTATTGAGGTGCAGACTGAAGGAATGACACCAGAGACTGGAACATACCGCTGGATGGCTCC GGAGATGATTCAGCATCGACCTTACACCCACAAAGTTGATGTTTATAGTTTTGGCATCGTTCTGTGGGAACTGTTAACAGGTATGCTTCCGTTCCAGAAAATGACCGCTGTGCAGGCAGCTTTTGCTGTAGTCAACAAAGGTGTTCGTCCAGCAATCCCCAATGATTGTTTGCCTGTTCTAAGTGAAATCATGACCTGCTGCTGGGATGCTAACCCTGATAATCGACCACCATTCTCTCAGGTGGTCAGAATGCTCGAAGTTGCAGAAACAGAGATCATGACAACTGTCAGAAAGGCCCGTTTTAGGTGCTGCATGAGTCAACCTATGACTACCGATTAA
- the LOC129880604 gene encoding YTH domain-containing protein ECT1-like isoform X1, with protein MEDTNHQSIDRFTSASSSGERVVEPHNAAEQPISPKDERIGSANASPDAAIPGASRIAQDHPVTSETGALPTFYPLNSYSPQDQGLYYGGYDNGTGSWVEQSNDVNVNNLHVVPPGMYNENPLFFPPGYGFDPQMAFGQFSPIASPLSPFMIDGQLYSHQIPVSPSYYAPPVSPGLPHVTSALPASQPDLVAPGSTGHEIDGTQFGPGSGYYIPVGPFGGGDLSGSSNMGFYNYQGEVGSGQSLPNRPNPVDSGRYMSQMTSAGLYPQPVGILGSYEQNAMQQASHQGLGFTSGSSSRHYSQGGLYPSANYGSGSSSLWEPGHRNWLTPDRGGRRERDRHSVSISTESLGMASERNRGPRALKPKSKAPIEDSSSSVIRTEVELTSILQPDQYNRPEFVTDYEHAKFFVIKSFSEDNVHKSIKYSVWASTPQGNRKLDAAYGEAKEMNANCPVFLFFSVNASGQFCGVAEMVGPIDFENNAEYWQQDRWSGQFPVKWHVIKDVPNSQFRHILLEHNDNKPVTHSRDSQEVKLPEGLEMLKIFKNYEADTSILDDFTYYDEREKSLLEKKSKQRPLPPGSAAVAVTTAADTISQLADSLAGTLNLEGNKKLP; from the exons ATGGAGGATACCAATCACCAGAGCATCGATCGATTCACATCTGCCTCATCTTCAG GTGAAAGAGTCGTGGAGCCGCATAATGCTGCAGAACAG CCTATTTCGCCCAAAGATGAAAGGATCGGTTCTGCAAATGCTTCTCCAGATGCAGCCATCCCTGGGGCTTCAAGAATTGCTCAAGATCACCCTGTTACCTCTGAAACTGGAGCTCTACCCACCTTTTATCCACTCAATTCCTATTCTCCTCAGGACCAAGGTCTTTACTATGGAG GTTATGACAATGGCACGGGGAGTTGGGTTGAACAATCTAATGATGTCAACGTGAACAACTTGCATGTTGTTCCACCA GGGATGTACAATGAAAATCCGCTCTTTTTCCCTCCTGGTTATGGCTTTGATCCACAGATGGCATTTGGACAGTTCTCCCCCATTGCTAGCCCACTTTCTCCTTTCATGATAGATGGTCAGCTATACTCGCACCAAATTCCAGTTTCTCCATCTTACTATGCACCACCTGTTTCCCCTGGCTTGCCACATGTTACATCAGCTCTTCCAGCTTCACAGCCTGATCTGGTGGCACCAGGAAGCACTGGCCATGAAATTGATGGCACACAGTTTGGTCCAGGATCAGGTTACTACATACCTGTTGGGCCGTTTGGTGGAGGTGATCTCTCAGGAAGCAGCAACATGGGTTTCTACAATTACCAAGGTGAAGTTGGATCTGGTCAATCTTTACCTAATCGACCTAACCCCGTGGACTCTGGAAGATACATGTCTCAAATGACATCTGCAGGACTGTATCCACAGCCAGTTGGCATACTTGGATCGTATGAGCAAAATGCCATGCAG CAGGCTTCACATCAAGGCCTTGGATTTACATCAGGTTCCTCATCCAGGCATTATTCCCAAGGCGGTCTTTATCCTAGTGCGAACTATGGTAGTGGGTCCAGTTCTTTGTGGGAACCTGGTCACAGAAATTGGCTGACTCCAGACAGAGGTGGAAGACGTGAAAGGGATCGGCACTCTGTCAGCATTTCCACTGAATCGCTTGGTATGGCAAGTGAACGAAATCGAGGACCAAGGGCATTAAAGCCAAAGAGCAAGGCTCCTATTGAGGATAGCTCGTCTTCTGTTATTCGTACAGAAGTTGAGTTAACTTCTATTTTGCAGCCTGACCAGTACAATCGGCCTGAATTTGTGACTGATtatgagcatgctaaattcttTGTCATCAAGTCCTTCAGTGAAGATAATGTTCACAAAAGTATCAAATATAGTGTCTGGGCTAGCACTCCTCAGGGAAATAGAAAGCTTGATGCTGCTTATGGTGAAGCAAAAGAGATGAATGCTAATTGTcctgtttttctctttttttcg GTCAATGCTAGTGGACAATTTTGTGGGGTTGCTGAGATGGTTGGACCTATTGATTTTGAGAACAACGCAGAGTACTGGCAGCAGGACCGATGGAGTGGGCAATTTCCTGTTAAATGGCATGTCATTAAGGACGTTCCTAACAGTCAGTTTCGTCACATACTTCTGGAACATAATGACAACAAGCCAGTGACTCACAGCCGAGATTCTCAGGAG GTGAAATTGCCAGAGGGATTAGAAATgttgaaaattttcaagaacTATGAAGCAGATACCTCTATCTTGGATGATTTCACTTATTACGATGAGAGGGAGAAGTCCTTGCTTGAAAAGAAGAGTAAACAGCGTCCACTTCCACCTGGTAGTGCTGCAGTTGCAGTTACTACTGCAGCTGACACAATAAGTCAACTAGCCGATAGTCTTGCTGGCACACTAAACTTGGAAGGCAACAAGAAGTTGCCTTGA
- the LOC129880604 gene encoding YTH domain-containing protein ECT1-like isoform X2, with protein sequence MEDTNHQSIDRFTSASSSGERVVEPHNAAEQPISPKDERIGSANASPDAAIPGASRIAQDHPVTSETGALPTFYPLNSYSPQDQGLYYGGYDNGTGSWVEQSNDVNVNNLHVVPPGMYNENPLFFPPGYGFDPQMAFGQFSPIASPLSPFMIDGQLYSHQIPVSPSYYAPPVSPGLPHVTSALPASQPDLVAPGSTGHEIDGTQFGPGSGYYIPVGPFGGGDLSGSSNMGFYNYQGEVGSGQSLPNRPNPVDSGRYMSQMTSAGLYPQPVGILGSYEQNAMQASHQGLGFTSGSSSRHYSQGGLYPSANYGSGSSSLWEPGHRNWLTPDRGGRRERDRHSVSISTESLGMASERNRGPRALKPKSKAPIEDSSSSVIRTEVELTSILQPDQYNRPEFVTDYEHAKFFVIKSFSEDNVHKSIKYSVWASTPQGNRKLDAAYGEAKEMNANCPVFLFFSVNASGQFCGVAEMVGPIDFENNAEYWQQDRWSGQFPVKWHVIKDVPNSQFRHILLEHNDNKPVTHSRDSQEVKLPEGLEMLKIFKNYEADTSILDDFTYYDEREKSLLEKKSKQRPLPPGSAAVAVTTAADTISQLADSLAGTLNLEGNKKLP encoded by the exons ATGGAGGATACCAATCACCAGAGCATCGATCGATTCACATCTGCCTCATCTTCAG GTGAAAGAGTCGTGGAGCCGCATAATGCTGCAGAACAG CCTATTTCGCCCAAAGATGAAAGGATCGGTTCTGCAAATGCTTCTCCAGATGCAGCCATCCCTGGGGCTTCAAGAATTGCTCAAGATCACCCTGTTACCTCTGAAACTGGAGCTCTACCCACCTTTTATCCACTCAATTCCTATTCTCCTCAGGACCAAGGTCTTTACTATGGAG GTTATGACAATGGCACGGGGAGTTGGGTTGAACAATCTAATGATGTCAACGTGAACAACTTGCATGTTGTTCCACCA GGGATGTACAATGAAAATCCGCTCTTTTTCCCTCCTGGTTATGGCTTTGATCCACAGATGGCATTTGGACAGTTCTCCCCCATTGCTAGCCCACTTTCTCCTTTCATGATAGATGGTCAGCTATACTCGCACCAAATTCCAGTTTCTCCATCTTACTATGCACCACCTGTTTCCCCTGGCTTGCCACATGTTACATCAGCTCTTCCAGCTTCACAGCCTGATCTGGTGGCACCAGGAAGCACTGGCCATGAAATTGATGGCACACAGTTTGGTCCAGGATCAGGTTACTACATACCTGTTGGGCCGTTTGGTGGAGGTGATCTCTCAGGAAGCAGCAACATGGGTTTCTACAATTACCAAGGTGAAGTTGGATCTGGTCAATCTTTACCTAATCGACCTAACCCCGTGGACTCTGGAAGATACATGTCTCAAATGACATCTGCAGGACTGTATCCACAGCCAGTTGGCATACTTGGATCGTATGAGCAAAATGCCATGCAG GCTTCACATCAAGGCCTTGGATTTACATCAGGTTCCTCATCCAGGCATTATTCCCAAGGCGGTCTTTATCCTAGTGCGAACTATGGTAGTGGGTCCAGTTCTTTGTGGGAACCTGGTCACAGAAATTGGCTGACTCCAGACAGAGGTGGAAGACGTGAAAGGGATCGGCACTCTGTCAGCATTTCCACTGAATCGCTTGGTATGGCAAGTGAACGAAATCGAGGACCAAGGGCATTAAAGCCAAAGAGCAAGGCTCCTATTGAGGATAGCTCGTCTTCTGTTATTCGTACAGAAGTTGAGTTAACTTCTATTTTGCAGCCTGACCAGTACAATCGGCCTGAATTTGTGACTGATtatgagcatgctaaattcttTGTCATCAAGTCCTTCAGTGAAGATAATGTTCACAAAAGTATCAAATATAGTGTCTGGGCTAGCACTCCTCAGGGAAATAGAAAGCTTGATGCTGCTTATGGTGAAGCAAAAGAGATGAATGCTAATTGTcctgtttttctctttttttcg GTCAATGCTAGTGGACAATTTTGTGGGGTTGCTGAGATGGTTGGACCTATTGATTTTGAGAACAACGCAGAGTACTGGCAGCAGGACCGATGGAGTGGGCAATTTCCTGTTAAATGGCATGTCATTAAGGACGTTCCTAACAGTCAGTTTCGTCACATACTTCTGGAACATAATGACAACAAGCCAGTGACTCACAGCCGAGATTCTCAGGAG GTGAAATTGCCAGAGGGATTAGAAATgttgaaaattttcaagaacTATGAAGCAGATACCTCTATCTTGGATGATTTCACTTATTACGATGAGAGGGAGAAGTCCTTGCTTGAAAAGAAGAGTAAACAGCGTCCACTTCCACCTGGTAGTGCTGCAGTTGCAGTTACTACTGCAGCTGACACAATAAGTCAACTAGCCGATAGTCTTGCTGGCACACTAAACTTGGAAGGCAACAAGAAGTTGCCTTGA